A genomic window from Flavobacterium azooxidireducens includes:
- a CDS encoding DUF4270 domain-containing protein has translation MISKKLIQYTSIAVLALLLFSCDKDFNTIGGNVIGDDHFQFGIKDQEATVVAFNQDFGAVQTNNLVTNPLGIYHNTTFGKTTAHFATQLTLPSTVPSFFRITTDPEITEVILYIPYFSKKGATDSEGVATYTLDSVYGTSKLKLSVFENGYFLRDFDPNSQFTQAQRYYSDQLSDFENNKRGADADGTSVSNGERLNNAEDVAENDQFFFDPAEISVTVFEDEDDVVGTTTKSAPGIYLKLNKEFFQKKIIGGYYENKLVNNNVFKDYFRGLYFKIEASDAEPNGSSLAMINFTGGKITVKYKEDKSTGEDTTPERVNKSFDLTLSGNTVSLTNQERTTNYSNALTSADPTQGDERLYINGGAGSMAVINLFGRDENGQSAELDAYRAKGWLINEANLTFRIDRDAMGDNFEPKRIYLYDVDNKRPLIDYSSDFTTNAAKPKFGKVVHGGIIKLEDEKGVTYKIRLTNHINNLLKHADSTNVRLGLVVTEAIGNVGNYKLKNQTATGIKDVPIASVMNPLGTVLYGSKSSVPLDQRLKLEIYYTKPD, from the coding sequence ATGATTTCAAAAAAATTAATACAATATACTTCTATTGCAGTGCTTGCTTTGTTACTTTTTTCATGTGATAAAGATTTTAATACAATTGGCGGAAATGTGATTGGCGACGATCATTTTCAATTTGGCATCAAAGATCAAGAAGCTACAGTTGTTGCTTTTAACCAAGATTTTGGGGCGGTTCAGACCAATAATTTAGTTACAAATCCTTTAGGGATTTATCATAATACGACGTTTGGTAAAACTACAGCTCATTTTGCAACGCAATTAACTTTGCCGTCAACGGTTCCTTCATTCTTTAGAATAACGACTGATCCGGAGATCACAGAAGTTATTCTCTATATTCCTTATTTTAGTAAAAAAGGAGCAACAGATAGCGAAGGAGTTGCAACTTATACACTAGATTCGGTTTATGGAACATCAAAATTAAAACTTAGTGTTTTTGAAAACGGATACTTTTTAAGAGATTTTGATCCAAATTCGCAATTTACTCAAGCACAACGCTATTATTCAGATCAATTGTCTGATTTTGAAAATAACAAAAGAGGAGCTGATGCTGATGGGACTTCTGTTTCAAATGGAGAACGATTAAATAACGCTGAAGATGTTGCTGAAAATGATCAATTCTTTTTTGACCCTGCAGAGATTTCGGTAACAGTTTTTGAAGATGAAGATGATGTAGTGGGCACCACAACAAAATCTGCACCCGGAATTTATTTAAAATTGAATAAAGAGTTCTTTCAAAAGAAAATTATAGGAGGTTATTATGAAAACAAGTTAGTGAATAATAATGTTTTTAAAGACTATTTCCGTGGTTTATATTTTAAAATAGAAGCCTCTGATGCCGAACCAAATGGAAGCAGTTTGGCTATGATTAATTTTACGGGTGGAAAAATCACGGTAAAATATAAAGAAGATAAATCCACCGGTGAAGATACAACTCCGGAAAGAGTTAATAAATCGTTTGACTTAACACTTTCTGGAAATACAGTGAGTTTAACCAACCAAGAAAGAACAACCAATTATTCAAATGCTTTAACTTCGGCAGATCCTACGCAAGGAGATGAACGATTATATATAAACGGAGGAGCAGGTTCTATGGCGGTTATCAATTTGTTTGGACGTGATGAAAATGGACAATCGGCAGAATTAGATGCCTACCGAGCAAAAGGATGGTTGATTAACGAAGCAAATTTAACCTTTAGAATAGATCGCGATGCAATGGGTGATAATTTTGAGCCAAAACGAATTTATTTGTATGATGTTGATAATAAGCGACCTTTAATTGATTATTCTTCAGATTTTACTACCAATGCTGCAAAACCAAAATTTGGTAAAGTTGTTCATGGCGGTATTATAAAATTGGAAGATGAAAAAGGAGTAACTTACAAAATTAGATTAACTAACCATATAAACAATTTGTTGAAACATGCCGATTCTACCAATGTTAGATTAGGCTTGGTTGTGACCGAAGCAATTGGAAATGTTGGAAATTATAAACTAAAAAATCAGACAGCAACTGGTATTAAAGATGTGCCAATTGCCTCTGTAATGAATCCATTGGGAACAGTGTTGTATGGTAGCAAATCTTCTGTACCTTTGGATCAAAGATTGAAATTAGAAATTTACTATACCAAACCTGACTAA
- the glmS gene encoding glutamine--fructose-6-phosphate transaminase (isomerizing) — protein sequence MCGIVGYIGKRDAYSIVIKGLKRLEYRGYDSAGIMLHDGKDLKISKTKGKVTDLEEVSSKDNNFFGSIGMGHTRWATHGVPNDVNSHPHLSNSGNIAIIHNGIIENYEPLKKELIKRGFVFHSDTDTEVLVNLIEDVQKKENLKLGKAVQVALNQVVGAYAIAVFDKNKPDEIVVARLGSPLAIGIGDGEFFVASDASPFIEYTSNAIYLEDEEMAIVRLHKPIKVRKIKDDTLVDPYVQELKMNLEQIEKGGYDHFMLKEIYEQPSVIKDTYRGRLLSNKGIIQMAGIEDNLEKFLNAERIIIVACGTSWHAGLVAEYIFEEFARIPVEVEYASEFRYRNPIINKKDIVVAISQSGETADTLAAIKLAKENGAFVFGVCNVVGSSISRETDAGAYTHAGPEIGVASTKAFTTQITVLTLIALRLAKAKGTMSNSDYHRYLLELEMIPDKVAEALETNDIAKEIAGIYKDSPNCLYLGRGYNFPVALEGALKLKEISYIHAEGYPAAEMKHGPIALIDESMPVVVIAPKMGHYDKVVSNIQEIKSRSGKIIAVVTKGDTQVKELADHVIEIPETSDALSPLLTTIPLQLLSYHIAVMRGCNVDQPRNLAKSVTVE from the coding sequence ATGTGTGGAATTGTTGGATATATTGGAAAAAGAGACGCTTATTCAATTGTTATTAAGGGATTGAAGCGTTTAGAATACAGAGGTTATGACAGTGCCGGAATCATGCTGCATGATGGCAAAGACCTTAAAATTTCAAAAACAAAAGGAAAAGTAACAGACTTAGAAGAAGTTTCTTCAAAAGATAATAATTTTTTCGGTTCTATCGGGATGGGTCACACGCGTTGGGCTACTCACGGGGTGCCAAATGATGTAAATTCGCATCCGCATTTATCAAATTCGGGAAACATTGCGATTATTCACAATGGAATCATTGAAAATTATGAACCGTTAAAAAAAGAATTAATCAAAAGAGGATTTGTATTTCATTCGGATACAGATACAGAAGTTTTAGTTAATTTGATTGAAGACGTTCAGAAAAAAGAAAATTTAAAATTAGGAAAAGCCGTTCAAGTTGCTTTAAACCAAGTTGTTGGAGCATATGCAATTGCGGTTTTTGATAAAAATAAACCAGACGAAATTGTCGTAGCACGTTTAGGAAGTCCATTAGCGATTGGAATTGGCGATGGCGAATTTTTTGTTGCTTCAGATGCTTCACCATTTATCGAATATACTTCTAATGCTATTTATTTAGAGGACGAAGAAATGGCAATTGTTCGTTTGCACAAACCAATCAAAGTTCGTAAAATCAAAGATGATACCTTAGTTGATCCGTATGTTCAAGAATTAAAAATGAACTTGGAGCAAATTGAAAAAGGCGGTTATGATCATTTCATGCTTAAAGAAATCTATGAGCAACCAAGTGTTATAAAAGATACATACAGAGGAAGATTACTTTCCAATAAAGGAATCATTCAAATGGCCGGAATTGAAGATAATTTAGAAAAATTCCTCAATGCAGAGCGTATCATCATCGTAGCTTGTGGAACTTCATGGCATGCCGGATTAGTAGCAGAATACATTTTTGAAGAATTTGCAAGAATTCCTGTGGAAGTAGAATATGCTTCTGAATTTAGATACAGAAACCCAATTATCAATAAAAAAGATATTGTTGTCGCTATTTCTCAATCTGGTGAAACAGCCGATACGTTAGCTGCAATCAAATTAGCCAAAGAAAATGGTGCGTTTGTTTTTGGAGTTTGTAACGTAGTTGGATCATCCATTTCAAGAGAAACTGATGCGGGTGCTTACACACACGCCGGTCCTGAAATCGGAGTGGCTTCAACCAAAGCATTTACAACACAAATTACCGTTCTAACGCTGATTGCTTTACGTTTAGCAAAAGCAAAAGGGACAATGTCAAATTCAGACTATCACCGTTATTTATTAGAATTAGAAATGATTCCGGACAAAGTAGCAGAAGCTCTTGAAACCAATGACATTGCCAAAGAAATTGCAGGTATTTATAAAGATTCTCCAAATTGTTTATATTTAGGTAGAGGTTATAATTTCCCTGTAGCTTTAGAAGGTGCTTTGAAATTAAAAGAGATTTCCTACATTCATGCCGAAGGTTATCCTGCTGCAGAGATGAAACACGGACCAATCGCTTTAATTGATGAGTCGATGCCGGTTGTTGTAATTGCTCCAAAAATGGGTCATTATGATAAAGTAGTGAGTAACATCCAAGAGATTAAATCCAGAAGCGGAAAAATTATTGCGGTTGTAACCAAAGGTGATACGCAAGTGAAAGAATTAGCCGATCACGTGATCGAAATTCCTGAAACATCAGATGCCCTTTCACCATTATTAACAACCATTCCATTGCAATTACTTTCTTACCACATTGCAGTTATGAGAGGTTGTAATGTAGATCAGCCAAGAAATTTAGCCAAATCGGTTACAGTAGAATAA